A section of the Mergibacter septicus genome encodes:
- the mraZ gene encoding division/cell wall cluster transcriptional repressor MraZ, protein MFRGATAINLDNKGRLAVPTRYRAELLEKNQGQMICTADIRQPCLLLYPLSEWEIVEQKLLQLSNFDEIGRRLHRVMLGYATECELDKTGRILLSPALRHHASLEKEIMLVGQLNKFEIWQAQKWHSQIAEDIQIGSSGVIAESEALKSLFL, encoded by the coding sequence AGCTGTTCCAACACGTTATCGGGCTGAACTTTTAGAAAAAAATCAAGGACAAATGATCTGTACCGCAGATATTCGCCAACCTTGTTTATTACTTTATCCTTTATCTGAATGGGAAATAGTCGAACAGAAATTATTACAACTCTCTAACTTTGATGAGATCGGTCGCCGTTTACATCGAGTAATGCTTGGTTATGCCACTGAATGTGAACTGGATAAAACAGGACGGATCTTACTCAGCCCAGCATTACGCCACCACGCTTCTTTAGAAAAAGAGATTATGCTAGTTGGGCAGTTAAATAAGTTTGAAATTTGGCAAGCACAAAAATGGCATAGCCAAATTGCAGAAGATATTCAGATTGGCTCTAGTGGTGTTATTGCCGAATCTGAAGCGTTAAAAAGTCTATTTTTATAA